Genomic DNA from Pseudomonadota bacterium:
TGCTATTAATCCGAAAAATCTGGAATCAGTGATGGACACTGTTGTTGAAATCGGGGAGCTTTTAAATGTTTTAAAAGAAGCCAAAATCCTTGCTAATGATATGAGCAAGCGTATCGAACATATAAAAGCACTTGTTTCAAAAGTTGATCATAAGCCAAGGGTTTTCTTCCAGATAGGAATTGCTCCTATTGTCTCTATAGGTACTCATACATTTATCCATGAGCTTATTACGCGTGCAGGAGGGCAGAATCTCACCGAGGGTCCTATTGCCTATCCAAGATATTCCAGAGAACAGGTTTTGGGATTGGCCCCTGAAGTTTTTATTATCACATCCATGGCAAGGGGTGAGATTTTTGAGAAGGTGAAGGCCGACTGGAGCCGCTGGAAGGATTTACCGGCGGTAAAAAATAACCAAATTTATCTTGTTGACTCAAATATATTGGATCGACCCACGCCCAGAATGGTGGATGGCCTGGAAATGCTGGTTAAAATAATTCATCCCGAACTCTTCAGTAACAACTCAGGTTCACAGCTCCGAGGTTCACAGTTCAAGGTTAGAGAGTGATGAAAATTAATAATTTTGAAGATATTGAAGCGTGGCAGCTAACCGTAAACCGTAAACCACGAACCCTTGAACCCTTGAACCTTGAACCATGAACCCATGAACCATTAACCTTGGAACCCCAAACCCATGAAAACGGCGCCTCATTATATTACTAAAAGACTTTTACTGCTGTCTTTATTTTTATTTGTATTATTACTTGTCTGTGTTTTTGCCGGGATTTCTCTGGGGTCCACCGGAGGAGGATTTGCGTGGGTGTGGAACTCAGTTACGGGACAAAC
This window encodes:
- a CDS encoding cobalamin-binding protein encodes the protein MKKNKIYILALIAFCLIVNTSWAETRTFTDQAGRTVNVPLNPQRIVSLAPSITEIVFALGEEHRLKGVTLFSDYPSEAKMIPVVGSYVNLDLERIVALKPDLCIAIKDGNSRDTVKQLDALNIPVYAINPKNLESVMDTVVEIGELLNVLKEAKILANDMSKRIEHIKALVSKVDHKPRVFFQIGIAPIVSIGTHTFIHELITRAGGQNLTEGPIAYPRYSREQVLGLAPEVFIITSMARGEIFEKVKADWSRWKDLPAVKNNQIYLVDSNILDRPTPRMVDGLEMLVKIIHPELFSNNSGSQLRGSQFKVRE